In the genome of Solibacillus silvestris, one region contains:
- a CDS encoding thiol reductase thioredoxin — protein sequence MAIVHATDQTFPQEISNGTVLVDFWATWCGPCKMIAPVLEELDTEIGNDVKIVKVDVDNNQGTAADYQIMSIPSLLLFVDGELKAKTAGFMPKEALIDFINDNK from the coding sequence ATGGCAATTGTACACGCGACAGATCAAACATTTCCACAAGAAATTTCAAACGGCACAGTTTTAGTAGACTTTTGGGCTACTTGGTGCGGACCATGTAAAATGATTGCTCCAGTTCTTGAAGAATTAGATACAGAAATCGGTAACGATGTTAAAATCGTAAAAGTGGACGTAGATAACAACCAAGGTACTGCTGCTGATTACCAAATCATGTCAATCCCATCATTATTATTATTCGTAGATGGTGAATTAAAAGCAAAAACTGCTGGCTTCATGCCAAAAGAAGCGTTAATCGATTTCATTAACGACAACAAATAA
- a CDS encoding electron transfer flavoprotein subunit alpha, with product MSKKVLVLGEVREGSLRNVSFEAIAAGLQIADGGEVVGLLVGDAVADFTQELIAYGASRVITVEHPHLKNYTSDGYSQAILAVVEQENPEAIVFGHTSLGKDLSPKIASRLQSGLISDVTEIQGAGDDTVFVRPIYSGKAFEKVKIKDGIIFATIRPNNIPPLVKDDSRTGEVSSVSVDITNLRTIIKEVVRKSTEGVDLSEAKVVVAGGRGVKSGEGFEPLKELANLLGGAVGASRGACDAEYCDYSLQIGQTGKVVTPDLYIAAGISGAIQHLAGMSNSKVIVAINKDPEANIFKVADYGIVGDLFEVVPMLIEEFKALKVNA from the coding sequence ATGTCAAAGAAAGTTTTAGTGTTAGGTGAAGTTCGCGAAGGGAGCTTACGTAACGTTTCATTCGAAGCAATTGCAGCAGGTTTACAAATCGCTGACGGCGGTGAAGTAGTAGGTTTATTAGTAGGGGATGCAGTAGCTGATTTTACGCAGGAATTAATCGCATATGGAGCGAGCCGCGTTATTACAGTTGAACATCCACACTTAAAAAACTATACATCTGACGGCTACAGCCAAGCAATTTTAGCAGTAGTAGAACAAGAAAATCCAGAAGCAATCGTTTTCGGTCATACTTCTTTAGGTAAAGACTTATCGCCAAAAATTGCTTCACGCCTACAATCTGGCTTAATTTCAGATGTTACGGAAATCCAAGGAGCTGGTGATGATACAGTATTCGTCCGCCCAATCTATTCTGGTAAAGCATTTGAAAAAGTAAAAATTAAAGATGGTATTATTTTTGCGACAATCCGTCCAAACAATATTCCGCCATTAGTAAAAGACGATTCTCGTACTGGTGAAGTATCATCAGTTTCAGTGGATATTACAAATTTACGTACAATCATCAAAGAAGTTGTGCGCAAATCAACTGAAGGTGTAGACCTTTCAGAAGCGAAAGTAGTAGTTGCAGGTGGTCGTGGTGTTAAATCCGGAGAAGGTTTTGAGCCATTAAAAGAGCTTGCTAATTTACTAGGTGGAGCAGTTGGCGCATCTCGTGGTGCATGTGACGCAGAATATTGCGATTACTCATTACAAATCGGCCAAACTGGAAAAGTTGTAACACCTGATCTTTACATCGCTGCAGGTATTTCTGGTGCGATTCAGCATTTAGCTGGTATGTCAAACTCTAAAGTAATCGTTGCGATCAACAAAGATCCAGAAGCAAATATCTTTAAAGTAGCGGACTACGGTATTGTTGGTGACTTATTCGAAGTAGTGCCAATGTTAATCGAAGAGTTTAAAGCGCTTAAAGTAAATGCATAA
- a CDS encoding electron transfer flavoprotein subunit beta yields the protein MNIFVLVKRTFDTEEKIVVSGGKIQEDGAEFIINPYDEYAIEEAIQKRDALGGKVTVVTIGGEDAEKQLRTALAMGADEAVLINTEDDLDELDQYSSAYILAEYLKDKEADLILAGNVAIDGGSGQVGPRLADLLGINYVTTITSLEIDGTNVKIVRDIEGDAEVLETSLPLLVTAQQGLNEPRYPSLPGIMKAKKKPLAELELDDLDIDEDDVEVKVETVEIYLPPQKAAGRVLEGDLSAQVKELVNLLHNEAKVV from the coding sequence ATGAATATTTTTGTATTAGTAAAACGTACTTTTGACACAGAAGAAAAAATCGTCGTATCCGGCGGTAAAATTCAAGAAGATGGTGCAGAATTCATCATCAACCCATACGATGAGTACGCAATTGAAGAAGCAATTCAAAAGCGCGACGCATTAGGCGGTAAAGTAACAGTTGTGACAATCGGTGGCGAAGATGCAGAAAAGCAGTTACGTACAGCTTTAGCAATGGGTGCCGATGAAGCGGTATTAATTAATACAGAAGATGATTTAGATGAGCTTGACCAATATTCTTCAGCTTATATTTTAGCGGAATATTTAAAAGACAAAGAAGCAGATTTAATTTTAGCAGGAAATGTAGCAATCGATGGTGGTTCAGGACAAGTTGGCCCGCGCTTAGCAGACCTGCTGGGCATTAACTACGTAACAACAATTACTTCATTAGAAATCGACGGCACGAACGTTAAGATTGTACGTGATATCGAAGGGGACGCTGAAGTATTAGAAACATCATTACCATTATTAGTAACAGCTCAACAAGGTTTAAACGAGCCACGTTACCCATCTTTACCAGGTATTATGAAAGCGAAGAAAAAACCGCTTGCAGAACTTGAATTGGATGATTTGGATATCGATGAAGACGATGTTGAAGTAAAAGTAGAAACAGTTGAAATTTACTTACCGCCACAAAAAGCGGCTGGTCGTGTATTAGAAGGCGATCTTTCTGCACAGGTAAAAGAATTAGTAAACTTACTTCATAACGAAGCAAAAGTAGTCTAA
- a CDS encoding enoyl-CoA hydratase yields MEFLSWKVEEGVAIATISRPPANALSQGLIHDVNALLDAVEEDENVRVIVLHGEGRFFSAGADIKEFTSVQSGKAFTGLAKNGQDVFERIETFSKPVIAAIHGAALGGGLELAMGCHMRFVTASAKLGLPELSLGLIPGFAGTQRLPRYVGVAKAAEMMFTSDPITGAEAVEWGLANRAFPDEEMLPETLKIARKIAKKSPIALKAAIQMLNYSKPSSYYDGVNAEANSFGEVFVSEDAKEGIQAFIEKREPVFTGK; encoded by the coding sequence ATGGAGTTTCTAAGTTGGAAAGTAGAAGAAGGGGTCGCAATTGCAACAATTTCAAGACCACCAGCAAATGCACTTTCACAAGGCTTGATCCATGATGTGAATGCACTTTTAGACGCTGTCGAAGAAGATGAAAATGTACGTGTCATCGTCTTGCATGGCGAAGGACGTTTCTTTTCTGCAGGTGCAGATATTAAAGAATTTACGAGCGTACAGTCAGGCAAAGCATTTACAGGATTGGCGAAAAATGGACAAGATGTTTTCGAACGTATTGAAACATTCAGTAAACCGGTTATTGCCGCAATCCACGGTGCAGCATTAGGAGGCGGCTTGGAACTTGCGATGGGATGCCATATGCGCTTTGTAACCGCATCGGCAAAATTAGGCTTACCTGAGCTATCATTAGGCTTAATACCAGGATTTGCAGGAACACAGCGATTACCACGATATGTTGGTGTAGCCAAAGCTGCGGAAATGATGTTTACAAGCGACCCGATTACAGGGGCTGAAGCTGTAGAATGGGGATTAGCAAACCGTGCTTTTCCCGACGAAGAGATGTTGCCGGAAACATTGAAAATCGCTAGAAAAATTGCGAAGAAATCACCAATTGCTCTTAAAGCAGCAATCCAAATGCTGAATTACTCGAAACCATCATCTTATTACGATGGAGTAAATGCTGAAGCAAACAGTTTCGGTGAGGTATTTGTTTCTGAAGATGCTAAAGAAGGAATCCAAGCATTTATTGAAAAACGTGAGCCAGTATTTACTGGCAAATAA
- a CDS encoding TetR family transcriptional regulator, with protein sequence MKRNKPKYMQIVDAAVIAIAENGYHQAQVSKIAKQAGVADGTIYLYFKNKEDILISVFQEKMGIFVENLQAIIKSGETASDKLCKMIENHFRVLSSDRYLATVTQLELRQSNKEIRLKINSILKEYLILLDQILIEGMLNGEFNQTMDVRIARQMVFGTIDEITTTWVMNENRYDLLEQAPKVKQLLLNALKA encoded by the coding sequence TTGAAACGAAACAAACCCAAATATATGCAAATAGTAGACGCAGCAGTCATTGCTATCGCTGAAAACGGCTATCATCAAGCCCAAGTTTCAAAAATAGCCAAACAAGCTGGGGTTGCTGATGGTACAATCTATTTATATTTCAAAAACAAAGAAGATATTTTAATTTCTGTATTCCAGGAAAAAATGGGTATTTTCGTAGAGAATTTACAGGCTATAATAAAAAGTGGGGAAACTGCTTCCGATAAGTTATGTAAAATGATTGAAAATCATTTCCGTGTTCTATCAAGTGATCGCTACTTGGCAACTGTAACTCAACTTGAGCTACGGCAATCGAATAAAGAAATTAGACTGAAAATTAATTCTATTCTAAAAGAATACTTAATTTTACTAGATCAAATTTTAATCGAAGGTATGCTAAATGGTGAATTCAACCAGACGATGGATGTTCGTATTGCGAGACAAATGGTGTTTGGCACAATTGACGAAATTACGACAACTTGGGTAATGAATGAAAATCGATATGATTTATTAGAGCAAGCTCCGAAAGTGAAGCAATTACTGCTAAACGCACTAAAAGCATAA
- a CDS encoding long-chain fatty acid--CoA ligase (activates fatty acids by binding to coenzyme A) produces the protein MTEKVWLASYPKEVPHSIELPEIPVHQFLTQAFESMPNKVAIHFMGRELTYKELYESALKFANYLRSLGVEKGDRVAIMLPNCPQAVIAYYGTMYAGGVVVQTNPLYTERELQYQMADSGAKVILVMDILYPRAMKILHETKIENVIVSGIKDYLPFPKNLVYPFIQKKQYGFSVKVEHSGTNHLFTEIMKMAKMDKIEQDFDFENDLALLQYTGGTTGYPKGVMLTHKNLIANTLMCDAWMYKCKKGEETILGILPFFHVYGMTTVLILSVMQQGKMVLLPKFDAEQALKTIDKQKPTLFPGAPTMYIGLLNHPDLAKYDLSSIKACLSGSAALPLEVQEKFEELTGGRLVEGYGLTETSPVTHANPIWDHRINGSIGLPWPNTEAVILRSGESEVLPVGEIGEIAVKGPQVMKGYWNRPEETAMTFADGWFLTGDLGYMDEKGYFYVVDRKKDMIIAGGFNIYPREVEEVLYEHEAVQECIVAGIPDPYRGETVKAYIVLKEGKSVTDKELNEYCRKNLAAYKVPRFYEFRQELPKTAVGKILRRTLIEEEKQKMAQQEAN, from the coding sequence ATGACAGAAAAGGTTTGGTTGGCAAGCTATCCGAAAGAAGTACCACATTCTATTGAGCTGCCGGAAATTCCTGTGCACCAGTTTTTAACACAAGCATTTGAGTCAATGCCTAATAAGGTTGCTATCCATTTTATGGGGCGCGAGCTTACGTACAAAGAGCTTTATGAATCAGCGTTGAAGTTTGCGAACTACCTGCGTTCTCTAGGGGTGGAGAAGGGGGATCGTGTAGCAATCATGCTGCCGAACTGTCCGCAAGCGGTCATTGCCTATTATGGTACGATGTATGCCGGTGGGGTTGTCGTACAGACGAATCCGCTTTATACCGAGCGGGAGCTGCAATATCAGATGGCAGATTCCGGAGCAAAAGTGATTTTAGTAATGGATATTTTATACCCGAGGGCAATGAAAATATTACATGAGACTAAGATAGAAAATGTCATCGTTTCAGGAATTAAGGACTATTTGCCTTTCCCGAAAAACTTAGTGTATCCGTTCATCCAAAAGAAACAGTACGGCTTTAGTGTAAAAGTGGAACATAGCGGAACGAATCACCTGTTTACAGAAATTATGAAAATGGCCAAAATGGATAAAATCGAACAAGACTTTGATTTTGAAAATGATTTGGCACTATTGCAATACACTGGCGGTACAACAGGTTACCCAAAAGGTGTTATGCTAACACATAAAAACCTCATTGCAAATACGTTGATGTGTGATGCATGGATGTATAAATGTAAAAAAGGTGAAGAAACAATTTTAGGCATACTTCCATTCTTCCATGTATATGGTATGACAACGGTATTAATTTTATCGGTCATGCAGCAAGGCAAGATGGTATTATTACCGAAATTTGATGCTGAGCAAGCATTGAAGACAATTGATAAACAAAAACCAACGTTATTCCCCGGCGCCCCAACAATGTATATTGGTTTGTTGAATCACCCGGATTTAGCAAAATATGATTTGTCGTCAATTAAAGCATGTTTAAGCGGTTCCGCTGCATTACCTCTGGAAGTACAGGAAAAGTTTGAAGAATTGACAGGCGGTCGTTTAGTAGAAGGATACGGCTTAACAGAAACTTCTCCAGTTACACATGCCAATCCGATTTGGGATCATCGTATCAACGGTTCAATCGGTTTACCATGGCCGAATACAGAAGCGGTTATTTTACGTTCAGGTGAATCGGAAGTATTGCCTGTCGGTGAAATCGGCGAAATAGCGGTAAAAGGACCACAAGTTATGAAGGGTTACTGGAATCGTCCTGAAGAAACAGCAATGACATTTGCAGATGGCTGGTTTTTAACGGGTGATTTAGGTTATATGGACGAAAAGGGTTATTTCTATGTTGTTGATCGAAAAAAAGATATGATAATTGCAGGCGGATTTAATATTTACCCGCGTGAAGTAGAAGAAGTGCTGTATGAGCATGAAGCGGTTCAAGAGTGTATAGTAGCCGGTATACCGGATCCGTATCGTGGAGAAACTGTAAAGGCATACATTGTTCTTAAAGAGGGTAAATCTGTAACAGACAAAGAACTGAATGAGTATTGCCGTAAAAACTTAGCAGCTTATAAAGTGCCGCGTTTCTATGAATTCCGTCAAGAGCTGCCGAAAACAGCAGTAGGAAAAATTTTACGACGTACACTTATTGAAGAAGAGAAACAGAAAATGGCACAACAAGAAGCAAATTAA